One part of the Malus sylvestris chromosome 2, drMalSylv7.2, whole genome shotgun sequence genome encodes these proteins:
- the LOC126603934 gene encoding probable LRR receptor-like serine/threonine-protein kinase At3g47570 produces the protein MGLYNSISALVFSSFCMHALILHYSCSPSFALPGNETDKLALLEVKASITHDPLGVLASWNETNHFCYWRGVSCSRRHKRVTSLDLESSKLAGSITPHVGNLSFLRELYLSNNSFNHQIPPQISRLHRLQDLWLENNSLSGQIPTNLSLCSQLRTIRLGHNLLVGKIPEKLGSLSKLRLISIHENNLTGTVPHSFANLSSLEIVSACCNSLSGSIPDIFGKLTNFRTLALDENRLSGTLPPSIFNKSSVRVISITVSNRKGSGLQGTLPVNLGIALPNLEYFDIDGNQFSGPIPVSLSNASNLYHIGMSLNQLHGKVPSLGNLHRLVRLLLYFNTLGSGARDDLSFLCDLTKATRLQVLKLGRNNFGGMLPQCIANLSSSLIYFSVSENQISGSIPMGIGNLVNLESLWLSENQLSGHIPRNIGSLQKLYLINMGTNSLSGKIPSSFGNISGLTELRLYDNILHGNVPSSLVECPNLIILSLWSNNFSGSVFEVIHISSWFTYFDLSQNQFTGSPPKQVGNLINLWYFDISYNMLFGEIPASFGSCIKIEYLSMEGNLLQGNIPPSWGSLKGIEELYLSHNNLSGTIPEFLERFQFLQSLDLSYNNLEGVVPTKGVFKNASATTLVGNTKLCGGIPEFHLPKCKFQHSHKRRLSLTLKLVISLVCGLLGLIFALCFLYLYCSKKERKEHASSDSEKFLKVSYRSLLKATNGFSSTNLIGMGSFGSVYKGVLDQGETMIAVKVLNLVHHGASKSFAAECEALKNIRHRNLLKVLSACSGVDYSGNDFKALVYEFMANGSLEEWLHPTQKIDETDERPRSLTFCQRLNIAIDIAMALDYLHHHCQTSIVHCDLKPSNVLLDEDMTGHVGDFGLVKFLPQISENDSSHQSSSARVKGTIGYTPPEYGVGHEVWRQGDVYSYGVLLLEMFTGKRPTDNMFQGTSNLRNFVKAAMPKVVEIVDPLLVLETSKGI, from the exons ATGGGCCTTTACAACTCCATTTCTGCTCTTGTTTTCTCATCCTTTTGTATGCATGCTCTCATTCTTCACTACTCTTGCTCTCCTTCTTTCGCCCTCCCCGGAAATGAGACAGATAAACTGGCCTTGCTTGAAGTCAAGGCTAGCATAACTCATGACCCTCTTGGAGTTTTAGCTTCATGGAACGAAACCAACCATTTTTGTTATTGGCGTGGTGTCTCGTGTAGTCGTCGTCACAAAAGAGTAACAAGTTTGGACCTCGAGTCCTCGAAACTTGCAGGCTCTATAACACCCCATGTTGGAAACTTGAGTTTCTTGAGAGAACTGTATCTCTCAAATAACAGCTTCAACCATCAAATTCCTCCACAAATCAGCCGTCTACACAGATTGCAAGATTTATGGCTGGAGAATAATTCACTCAGCGGTCAAATTCCAACCAACTTATCACTCTGCTCTCAACTCCGGACAATCCGTCTAGGTCACAATTTGCTGGTGGGAAAAATTCCTGAGAAGCTCGGCAGTTTGTCAAAGCTAAGACTAATCTCAATTCACGAGAACAACCTTACAGGAACTGTTCCTCATTCTTTTGCCAACTTATCGTCACTCGAAATAGTTTCTGCATGTTGTAATAGTTTGAGTGGAAGTATTCCTGATATTTTTGGCAAACTGACCAATTTCAGAACTCTTGCATTGGATGAAAATAGGTTGTCtggtactcttcctccatcaatCTTCAATAAATCTTCTGTCAGAGTCATTAGTATCACAGTTAGCAACCGCAAAGGTAGCGGCCTCCAAGGGACCTTGCCTGTAAACTTAGGTATTGCCTTACCAAATCTTGAATACTTTGATATTGACGGTAACCAATTTAGTGGACCAATTCCCGTTTCATTGTCTAATGCCTCTAATCTGTATCACATTGGAATGTCATTAAACCAACTACATGGAAAGGTCCCTTCTTTGGGAAATTTACACAGGCTTGTGCGATTACTTCTTTATTTCAACACTCTTGGAAGTGGGGCACGTGATGACTTGAGCTTTCTATGTGATTTGACAAAAGCCACACGTTTGCAAGTCCTGAAGCTTGGCAGAAATAATTTTGGGGGCATGTTACCTCAATGCATAGCTAACCTGTCTTCTTCACTTATATACTTCTCTGTATCCGAAAATCAGATATCTGGAAGTATTCCAATGGGGATCGGGAATCTGGTTAACCTAGAGAGCCTATGGCTGTCTGAGAACCAGCTTTCAGGTCACATCCCCCGCAATATAGGAAGCCTTCAGAaactatatttgataaatatgggtacaaactcTCTTTCTGGGAAAATTCCATCATCTTTTGGAAATATAAGTGGATTAACTGAGTTACGTTTATATGACAACATCCTTCATGGAAATGTCCCTTCAAGTTTAGTTGAGTGTCCCAATTTGATCATATTATCTCTTTGGTCTAATAACTTCAGTGGTAGTGTATTCGAAGTCATTCATATTTCCTCTTGGTTTACTTATTTTGATTTGTCTCAAAATCAGTTCACTGGTTCCCCTCCCAAACAAGTAGGAAACTTAATAAATTTGTGGTACTTTGATATTTCTTACAACATGTTATTTGGTGAAATTCCGGCAAGTTTTGGGAGTTGTATAAAGATAGAGTATCTAAGCATGGAAGGGAACCTCTTACAAGGGAACATTCCGCCCTCTTGGGGTTCACTGAAAGGAATTGAAGAATTATATCTCTCTCACAACAATTTGTCAGGCACAATTCCAGAATTCTTGGAGCGCTTTCAGTTTTTGCAGTCACTAGATCTATCATATAACAACTTGGAGGGTGTGGTACCAACAAAAGGAGTGTTCAAGAATGCATCTGCGACAACACTGGTAGGAAATACTAAACTTTGTGGAGGAATACCTGAGTTTCATTTGCCAAAATGCAAATTTCAACATTCCCATAAGAGACGATTGAGCCTAACCTTGAAGCTGGTTATCTCTCTCGTTTGTGGGCTTCTTGGACTCATTTTTGCACTATGTTTCCTGTACCTTTATTGCtcaaagaaggaaagaaaagagcATGCTTCAAGTGATTCAGAAAAATTTCTCAAGGTGTCGTACCGAAGTCTTTTAAAAGCTACCAATGGATTCTCCTCCACCAACTTGATTGGTATGGGCAGTTTTGGGTCTGTTTATAAAGGAGTACTTGACCAAGGTGAAACCATGATTGCCGTCAAGGTACTCAACCTCGTTCATCATGGAGCTTCCAAAAGTTTCGCTGCTGAGTGTGAGGCCTTGAAAAATATTAGACACCGTAATCTTTTAAAGGTACTCTCAGCATGTTCAGGTGTCGATTATAGTGGAAACGATTTCAAGGCCTTAGTTTATGAGTTCATGGCTAATGGGAGCTTGGAAGAATGGTTGCATCCAACTCAAAAAATTGATGAGACAGATGAGAGGCCGAGAAGCTTAACGTTTTGTCAAAGGTTGAACATTGCTATTGACATTGCTATGGCATTGGATTATCTCCATCATCACTGCCAGACGTCAATAGTTCATTGCGACCTCAAACCCAGTAATGTGCTTCTCGATGAAGATATGACTGGACATGTAGGTGACTTTGGGTTGGTAAAATTCCTTCCCCAAATTTCTGAAAATGATTCCAGTCACCAATCAAGCTCTGCCAGAGTAAAAGGAACAATTGGTTATACTCCTCCAG AGTACGGTGTGGGACATGAAGTCTGGAGGCAAGGTGATGTGTACAGTTATGGTGTCCTCTTGTTGGAAATGTTCACTGGAAAAAGACCAACTGATAACATGTTTCAGGGAACGTCAAACCTTCGTAACTTTGTCAAGGCAGCTATGCCTAAAGTTGTAGAGATTGTCGATCCTCTTCTTGTTCTAGAAACTTCGAAGGGGATATGA